ATACGGACCGGGAGAAGATCGTCGCATACCTCGAGAACGTGAAGGAAGAGATACTCTCTCACCTCGATGAGTTCAAGACCACGGAAGAGCAGCCTTCGCCGATGCCCTTCCTCAAGATGCCGAAGCAAGAACCGTCATTTATGAAGTATGCCGTCAATGTGATTGTAAATAACGGCGACAAGAAGGGCGCCCCCGTCGTGTTCGAGAGCAACCCCACCTATTTGAACCTCTTCGGAAGGATCGAGTATAAGGTCTCCTACGGCATGGCCTCCACCGACTTCACCCTTATCAAGGCCGGTTCGGTACACAGGGCGAATGGCGGCTATCTCGTCATCGATACCCAGGACCTTTTCAGGAATGCCTTCTCCTATGACGCCCTCAAGCGGGCCATGAAGAACAGGGAGATCAAGATAGAGGATGTATTGGAGCAGTACCGGCTCATCAGCACCGCGTCATTAAAACCGGACCCCATACCTCTTAATGCGAAAGTAGTCCTCACGGGGAATCCCTACATTTATTACCTCCTCTATTCCCTCGACGAGGAGTCGCGGGAGCTATTTAAAGTTAAGGCCGACTTCGACAGCAGAATGGACCGGACCACAGAAAATGTCCAAAAATATGCCGCCTTTATCGCCCAGTGCCAGCGGAAGGAGAACCTCCTCCCCCTCGACCCCGGCGGAGTCGCCAGGGTAATCGAGTACAGCTCACGTTTTGCCGACCACCAGGAGAAGCTCTCGACGAAATTCAGCGCAATCAATGATCTGGTCCGGGAATCCCATTATTGGGCGAAAAAGGCCGGCAGCGACGTAATAAGGGCGGAATATGTAACCCAGGCGGTAGTCGAAAAGACTTACCGGGTCAACCGCGTGGAAGAGAGAATCAGAGAGATGATGCTCGACGGCACCCTTATCATCGACACGGAAGAGGAGAAAGTAGGTCAGATTAATGGTCTCGCCGTGCTCGACACGGGTGATTACAGCTTCGGAAAGCCTTCGAGGATCACGGCCAGGACTTATACGGGCAAGGCCGGTATCGTCAATATCGAGCGCGAGACAAAGATGAGCGGGAAGATCCACGAAAAGGCGATCTTCATCATATCGAGTTATCTCGGCGCCAAATATGCAGTGAAGAGCCCCATAAGCCTGTCCGCCTTTATCACTTTCGAGCAGCTCTACGATATGATCGAAGGTGACAGCGCCACCTGCGCCGAGCTCTACGCCCTTCTCTCGAGCATTTCCGGAGTGCCCCTGAAGCAGAATCTAGCCGTGACGGGCTCCATGGACCAAAACGGCGATGTCCAGCCCATTGGCGGGGTGAACCAGAAGATAGAAGGCTTTTTCGACCTCTGCAGATTGAGGGGCTTGAACGGGAGCAACGGGGTAATCATTCCGAAAAAGAATGAAAAAAACCTCATGCTCAAAGAAGATATCGCCGAAGCGGTGAGAGACGGGAAGTTCGCCATATACACGATAGATAAGATGGAAGAGGGCCTCGAGATACTGACCGGCATGACCGCCGGAGAGCTTCAGGAGGACGGGATGTATCCGGAAGGGACCATCAATTTTCTCGTCGCCAAAAGGCTCACCGAGATTTCCGAATCACTCGAGAAGAAGAAGGAGAAAAACGGCGACGATATCGCCCCGAAAACCATGGAGGAGTAACGCCTCCGGTTCCGGTAAGGCCTGAAAATATCGGGGAGAAACCACAAGTCATCTTCACATCCGGGGATGGACGAAAATTGCTTTCCCGGACCTAACCTGCTAGAATACATGATGCTTACCCTTATCCGCGAAAGGCTGAAAGCCTATCATGCAAAGGAAATTGCGGCGCCCCAGGCCATCTGCGCCGGGGTCGTGATGCCCATTTTCGAGAAAGACGGAGCCGATTTTATCGTCCTCACCAAGAGAAGCGACAAGGTAAGAATCCACAAAGGTGAGGTCTCTTTTCCGGGCGGAATGTGCGAGGATGATGACGGGAACACCATGAATACGGCTCTTCGGGA
Above is a genomic segment from Syntrophorhabdaceae bacterium containing:
- a CDS encoding ATP-binding protein translates to MITKLKPEDVYNKCDPTIFPFSTTNDLTEFKGTIGQEKALKAIDFGLSIDSDGFNIFALGESGTGKMTTIMALLNEKAAVEETPEDWCYVYNFKDPDTSIAVSLSPGRGVIFQKEMEDLISALRIEIPKAFESKEYEVQRNKVIEEFQQKQTEYLSRLDEEAKGRGFSVKRGPSGVLIVPVKENGEVLTKEEFDALDEKARSRLEETGKMFQEKLNDVVRILKDAEKLVRDMLNKLERMIGLDIVGPFIETLKNKYTDREKIVAYLENVKEEILSHLDEFKTTEEQPSPMPFLKMPKQEPSFMKYAVNVIVNNGDKKGAPVVFESNPTYLNLFGRIEYKVSYGMASTDFTLIKAGSVHRANGGYLVIDTQDLFRNAFSYDALKRAMKNREIKIEDVLEQYRLISTASLKPDPIPLNAKVVLTGNPYIYYLLYSLDEESRELFKVKADFDSRMDRTTENVQKYAAFIAQCQRKENLLPLDPGGVARVIEYSSRFADHQEKLSTKFSAINDLVRESHYWAKKAGSDVIRAEYVTQAVVEKTYRVNRVEERIREMMLDGTLIIDTEEEKVGQINGLAVLDTGDYSFGKPSRITARTYTGKAGIVNIERETKMSGKIHEKAIFIISSYLGAKYAVKSPISLSAFITFEQLYDMIEGDSATCAELYALLSSISGVPLKQNLAVTGSMDQNGDVQPIGGVNQKIEGFFDLCRLRGLNGSNGVIIPKKNEKNLMLKEDIAEAVRDGKFAIYTIDKMEEGLEILTGMTAGELQEDGMYPEGTINFLVAKRLTEISESLEKKKEKNGDDIAPKTMEE